The nucleotide sequence AGTCATCTAAAAGACAAGCAAACTAAAGGTTAAAGAACTGTAGAGTTAGTCTTTAAAGACTTTTACTTAGGAATCAACAAGTGGAAACTGAACATGTTCTTCCTTTCCAAGCACAGAATCAGCAACAGGTGCTGTATCTCTTGTTTATAGCGACACTGATatattaacttttattttgcGTAGTTAGTCACAGCACAAATGAGGATAGTTCTGGAAAGTTAGGGATAGGGTGAACTTTTATTCAGTCTAGCTGCAGGCTGAAACACAACTTGGCCAAGGCCAAGAAGAGCACATGTGGCTGTTGAGCAGGAATGATTTAATGCTGATACACAGCTGTCTCTGGGCTGAGCTAGGCATGATTCTACTAATATATCTACACAAGGCACTGCAAATAACAATACAGAATTATCGTGTTAATTGCATTTAATTTCAACAAGTTTGTGATTAAAGAAAGGTGAGACTAGCAGGAAATAATGTATGTGGCTCTTAACGGGATTGCCCTCCTGAACGGATTCTAATGAAAGGCAAGTCAGAACAAATCACTGTAAAAACCTGTTACTTACCTGAAACTGCGATCTGTGCAGTCCACCCAAACTGAAGGTTCGGTCTTGATTGTGGAAAAAGTGGCGTGCCCTTGAGGAATTGCACTTTGGTAACTTTGCACTTGGCCATACCCTTGTGACATCGCTGATTGCGTGCCATCTTTTCCACCTTGCTCACGCTTGCTGTACCAGACGCAATGGCATTCCTGCCTGGATCCAAGAGAGGTTTGTCCGCAATTACAATATTTACACAATAAATTATGTGCGCCGGATCCACCTCTCTCTGGCTCGGATCGGCCACTGTATGCGCACCACATATTATCTCTGTATAGGTTTGGATTGGCAGAGTACGCAGAGTATGGTTTGAAAGGTAAGAGCTCGTCCACCTGAGAGGGCGCGGGCAGCTCTGCCACCGGGTTCATAAACAAGTTTGATTCCTTGCAGACATATCTGGATATCACCGGGCCGCGCATCACGGTTTGCTCCCTGTCCATTTCGCCCCTTCTGAGCAGATCCATGCAGCTCACCTGCTGTGCGCCATGGCACACCTCTCCAAAGTCGTCCTCTCTAAGGTTAGTGTCATCCAGCAGAATATTTCGAGCCGCTCCTAACTCCGGCACTCCACGGGAACTACTCTCCACAGTGGAGTCGAAGTTCATGCTGCTGAGCGGAGAAGACACTGTATCCAAACCCAAGGACACTGACACTGCCTTACTGAGCTCAGCAGTAGTCGCGCACGCACATGTATCCGCAGTATCCAACCGATCATCCATTATTAAAGAGTTTGACGTTACTACTAATCCAGACAAGCTTGAGTGAAGGGCCGTCTTCAGCTCGCGTCGTTATAGTTTAAGCAGTGCGCTGGTTGTAAATATAACAACACGCTCCAGGCGAGAGAACGCCTACCCGATGAGACTCACTCCGGTGCTATGTCTCAGCGGAGAGGAAATCCAGAGCAGTCGCCGACGTTGGTTGCAACAGGGAAGGGACGTCCCGTCGATCTGTTCCGGTGACGAAGGGCTGGCGAACTTTTTACAAAGTAACGTTTGTCTACACCGAAGCCTCGAGTTATTTCCCTGAAGCGCAGACTAAAACTCACTTAATAAGTAACGGTTAGAAATCGATTAAGAGGACTCTGAACTCTGGCATGTTGACCGGTTTACACTCTGAACAACAACCCTAAATGTAACTTATTATCTCAATTGGACGCCGTGTGTCCGGTTATTTGGCTGCAAAAAGTATATACTAATCCCAGGTCTCGCGAGAATAGCCAGGTGTTTAGTATCCTAAATTCACCGAACATCGCCTTTAACAGTGTATGTCGGGCTGCTGCCATATGGAAAACGTTGTCAGATGAAATACAACTCGTCCTGCACAATcactgacatttgaaaaacaacacaagatatttacaaacaaaatggaaaatatatattttcgaGGATGGTCAATGGAGGATCAAGTAGTTActctttattttcatctgtttatttttgggCAGCATGTGATGGATGAGGACGTCAGCAACAAGAGAAGAGTGAAGGCAGCCAGAGAAACGAGTCACATTTCTGTTACCTGAGGCATATTTCCTTCTGCTATTTAGTAGCCTAATAAAACGAAAAAAGAAAAACGCGCTTGTTCCTTGGGGAAGTCTGGGTTGCTGGGTTGTTTCTGGCAACCCTGCTGTGCCAGAGCCTTTTCTATACCTGCCTTCTGCAGAAGTGGAGGCAGTGACACGGCAGAGGTGCAGTGACGGGAGCTGAAGTGAAGGACTTGGTGATTATAGCATATCAGTGGCAATGTAACTTTTTTATTGGATAGACCAAAATCTAGTTGAATGTGATAattagcttttatttttgattgcaGCTCATCTATTTTCATGCTGAACAACAGTTTGCCTCATTTGGCAAATTGAAGGTGATGCTTACTTTCAGAGGGGAAATGATTCACGCACAACACACTGATggtgtttctctgtattttatttctgtgttaaaGAATAGAggatttaatatttatatgGAATAATAACAAGTGTCTCAAATGTCAttgctttcattttattaaatattaatacgGTTTTCATTAGTTGGCATAGGTGATTGACAAAAGCAAACCTTTTCATAAATGAGAGCATAGATGATATATTTGTTTCATATGTTTTaaacatgaatgtgttttttgttcttatgacataaaagatttatttttacgAAAGTTGACTTTCTGTACTGACTTGTTTCCAGATGAAATGGCATTAAAATCATGGACATCACAGGCATCAGAGCACAGTAACAATATCATTTGCTGTCATATTCAACCTAATATGTCAGGTGAATTTTCTACCTAGGCAATAATCTGCACCTACACTTCTAAAATTTCTCAATGTGCCCAATTTTAATTATCTATGCTTATCTTGCCTTCAGTCTGATCGGGCCAACGGCAGCGTCTCTCACATGGACTCAAATTCATCAATGCGTTGTTTGGTGTTGCCCTGACGAATCTTACGTAGGGTCTTGTATTTGTCACGGCCCACCTTCACATTCTCAGCGTGGATCAGGTCATTGGGGGTCTTTTTGCTCTCGTCTACAGCTCTGGCCAGCTCAGTGCTCAGGAACTGAAAGAGAACACGGACACACAGTGAATGAAATCCTCTTCCCTGAGACTCTTTAAGAGACTATTCAGAAGCCTTGTCCATCTCACCCCTGTACTCCCCTCAATCCCCATCTATTGTCCATAGTTAAGTCTATTTTTGTGTTGAGTCCTCTATGCAACATCATGGCTATGAGCTAGAGACcaattttatttcagttgtaaTAGGCGTGGATGGTCAGGATGAGATTTGCGACTTGAATGAAACCAACAGAATGATAATGTACCTGCAACAATGTTTAATTATGCAGAGTGCACTTAGTTCTTGGTGAAACACAATTTTTGGTGGCAATTAAGCTGCCATCTTTACAGCAGAGTCAAAACCTCTATGTGACTGTGTCAAcagacaacacaacaacacaacacaacagcaacaaaactgTGCTTTTCAAACCACAAACTGTAAGAGGTGGGACAAGGACGTGGCAGCCACCGTGGCTGAGTATGATAAACTAAGACACATGTCACGCAAGCACATATGCTCCATACCTCTTATTAAGCTTATTTTCTAACTGAAACagttactttaaaaataaaattttgaataaTTGAAATCagtgaaacaagactaagagcctacagccagcagctctgtgaggctgcacttagagCTAAATGTCAGCATATTAACATGCTCACAGGGAGCATGCTAattagttagcatgctaacacctgTTAGTTAGGAtgcacaaagtgcagctgaggatGATAGGAAttccattagttttgcaggtatttagtcatgaaccaaagtattgggcaaattgaaattttgacctgctggtggcgcaagatgaaaagtcaggggatcaccaaaggtGTTATGCTTCAGGGACCTTGAATATATGTAGTAAATTTCAAGgtaatctatccaatagttgccAAAATATTTCACTGACCGTGGAACCACTGAATTAGAAGGCAGACTGAAGGCATTTTCTAATTCATTTGTCTGCACTCTCAAAAGCTCCAGGACAGCCCAAGGACTGCTTATCTCAAACTGgacctgacctctgacctgaaGGCGAGTAAGAGAACAGCAAATTCGCAAAATAGGAAATTTGATCATATTCAACCTTGAGGTTTTTCTGAAGCCTCTGGTTCTTCTGGGCCTCTGTTACTCTTTCCTCCTCACTGCGATCTCGGACCGTGCCTGGAGAAGTCAGCTCAGCGCTCGCCTCTGCGCTGCTCTCATCTGTCTCGTCGTGCTCATGCATATGAGGGTGGACTGACTCCTGGATGTGGACACCCATGAGTTTAGTCTTCAGCTCCTCTTTGGTTCGCTCCAAATCAGCTTCTACCACGATCGcctgtcaacacacacaaccttCAGTGAAGCGCTGTGGTTGAATATTAAAGTGTAAGTAGATTGGTTCCAAAATGTGACGATCTGAAACACGGGGCTCCTATTCTAACAAAATGAATAGGAGCTCCATGccacaacactgaaataaattaaGGTACTTTATTGAGAATAAAAGATAACTGGATGCTCTTTGGTGACATCTGGCACTTTTACCTCTACATTTTAGTACTATTCAAAGGTTTCTTGACCCTTTAAATAAATCACAACAAAACTACAATGacaaattttattttgggtaacCTGCCCATTTCCTGTTGAATCCCTGGTTAAGATGTTTTAGTACAACAATCACTAATGAAGGCAAATAATGATTTCCCATCATTGCATGCAACAGAAATAAGGGTTAAACACTGCAGTATTACCAAAAATGTGGAGATTAGTTAGTATAGCACTATATTGTAGAGAGTAGTTCAGTATTGTACTCCTTATTTTTATGCAAAGATTTGCATACGCTTTAGATAAATCGTGGGTAAAATTTGCATATACTTTTAATGGGTTGTTTTTACCAACTATGGCTTCACAGGGCTGAGGTTTGCTACATGTGACAATGCAGTGAAATCCACAAAATGTATACAATCACAGTTTGAAAGTCTAGTGATGTACTTATACTGTGGTTGACGCCTTGCTTCTAATTTACCCGGGTCTAACACTTAGTAGTGTCAGACATCCCTCTTTGCTCATGTTTGATTCATCCTTCACGATTCTTTCATTAATTCTCACCCTTTTCTGCCATCTCTTTGCCTCCTCGTCCTTTTTCTTCTTGGTGTCTTCCAGCTGAGAGATCTTAGAGGTAAGCTCTGCCAGCTCAgtggcctacacacacacatgcacacaaatggtAAGAGAGTTAAGAGTGCTCCTGACCTGAGGTCATTGTGCTCTGGCTTAGAGAGAACGCgcgtgtgtctgtgcgtgcatGTATATGTTCATATGCAGCATCACAACTCAGGTTAATTGCCTTTCTATTCAATCAgctaaaaatattaataattttaaaatataccaTCAAGCAAGTTTTTCAATTTTTTAGGTTTGGAGAAAAATCCACCTCATATCTTTATCTGTtcaattgaaattgaattaaacCGAGCATGCAGGTGTGTTTTGCAAGAGTACCAGGCTTTCCTGGCTCTTGATCTGGGTTTCAGATTGGTACAGCAGGGCTGCTTTAGCTTCCACTGCAGCTCTGCGGTCCTTCTCCAGGCGCTCAGCCTCCTCCTGAGCAACTGTCCTCTCCTTCTCTAACTCAAGAGCCCTGCGAGTCTGCTCCTCCAGctctgaaacacacatgcacatatgctTAAAAACATCCAACACATACTCAGACATGCCCACATTGTATAAACTTTGTAGAGATCgtaaaatcacaaatatttcaatatattAAGCCACTCTTTTAATGTTCTTTAACTCAAAGTTGAGAAACATTTGTATTCAGAAAGTTGTCAGACCATCTTGAGCTCTCTTTGTCTGCTGTTCAATCTGTCTCAATCTCTCCATCAGCTCCATGGTCTCACGAGCAATCTTCTCTGTTTCCTTCTCAGCATTTTCTcgcttttttttctcactctcgAGCAGAGCCCTGACAGGAGAATTGTGCATAAATACACATCTGAAAAAAAACCTATATCTCCTGACAGTTCTTTCTTAAAGCAGAGAGAAcacactgtaaactgtaaaaaaataagcCGTTattatttccttccttccttccttaccTCTCCATCTGCCTCTTGTTCCTCTCTTCCCTAGCCTGGGCCTTCATCTGCTGCACCTCAATGGTATCAGGTTTACGTCTACGCATGTACAGGTCATGGTTCCCCATACACAGGGCCAGGATACGTTTGTTGATGCGAAGACGAGGTACGTAGAAAACAAAGTCCTAAACACAAAAAACTGCAATCAGTGATTGCCCACAGGTTGATTTATGACACATTATTATCATCTCAGAACAGTTAAACATGGGTTTAAATATCTAAAGGGATAGTTTTGTTTGGGAGAAGttcattattttttctaaaCTCTTGGATGCTTTTCTTAAGTCTGTGCATGCAGTCAGAAGGCAAATTGAAGTGTGAGGCTAAATTCATGTTTGTGAATGAGATTAAATAGCAGCTGCTCTCATTACACTACTTACTGAAATTTGTGCATTTGCAAAATTTGTAAATTCCACCATTAACAAGGATATGGCATTCTCTCATGCCTTCTGTTTATAGCCACagtgaataaatatgaataGGCATATCTTTGAAGAAGTATTTGCGGGATCTATGtggttgtgaaaatgttttcataaaaatTGCTAATGCTAAGATAATGAGTACTAAGTTTGAAACCCTAAGCACTGGAGAAGGAGCAGCTATTTAATCCCATCCACAAACATCCATGAATTGAGTTAAGCTAAAGCTCACAGTTCAACATATCATCAAGCTGAGGCATCCAGTTTGTCTgactttagaaaaaaaaagcaaatttcCCCTCAAACTAAACTCCCTTTTAATATGGCCTGGCAGCAGTGCAGATATGCCCTGTATTTCATGTAATGATATGCTTCATAGAATGTGTAGCTGCTGCAGATAAATTACTATTAAGGACCACtaatgataatgtttttttgtatacCGGAGCTTTCTTGTCAATTGGTTTGATGAGGAACTTCTTGTCATTGAAGGAAATATTTCTGATCTCACTCCAGGGGAAGCCAATCTTTGGGGTCATCCTGTAAAATATTGGCATGGTTTACATTTGTGTGATCTGGTATAGCTAACAGAGGTTATAGTTAGCAGATGTTTTAACACACAGTTAAAACATAGTTAtgacacaaagaaaagaaaagtcaaaCAAGACAAGAGTCTACCGCCaagctagcggctctgtgaggctgtacttaggtacagcggtgctttgagctaaatgctaacgtcagcatgctaacatactcacagtgacaatgcatacagtatatgcggATAATacacatgttcaccatcttagtttagaatGTCAGTATGCTAAAATTTAagaattaacactaaacacaaagtacaacagaggctgatggaaatgtcatagTTTCACAGGTATTTGGTCGTGAGCCAAAGCATTAGACATActgaaatgttgacctgatgatagcaCAACTGGATTTTTCGATTAGAGAGAAGGCGTAGATGTGCTTGTAAG is from Siniperca chuatsi isolate FFG_IHB_CAS linkage group LG8, ASM2008510v1, whole genome shotgun sequence and encodes:
- the LOC122879781 gene encoding moesin-like isoform X2, with the translated sequence MTLKRKGYYKHVSEEVFLLQDKKIQMSTSPPTSCDWMLLVEQKNINVRVTTMDAELEFAILPSTTGKQLFDQIVKTIGLRETWFFGLQYQDSKGFSTWLKLNKRVTAQDVKRDNPLLIKFRAKFYPEDVADELIQEATQRLFFLQVKEGILNDDIYCPPETAVLLASYTVQVKHGDYRKDYHVPGYLTREKLLPQRVLEQHKLNKNQWEERIQVWHREHKGMLREDAMVEYLKIAQDLEMYGVNYFSIKNKKGSELWLGVDALGLNIYDKKDRMTPKIGFPWSEIRNISFNDKKFLIKPIDKKAPDFVFYVPRLRINKRILALCMGNHDLYMRRRKPDTIEVQQMKAQAREERNKRQMERALLESEKKKRENAEKETEKIARETMELMERLRQIEQQTKRAQDELEEQTRRALELEKERTVAQEEAERLEKDRRAAVEAKAALLYQSETQIKSQESLATELAELTSKISQLEDTKKKKDEEAKRWQKRAIVVEADLERTKEELKTKLMGVHIQESVHPHMHEHDETDESSAEASAELTSPGTVRDRSEEERVTEAQKNQRLQKNLKFLSTELARAVDESKKTPNDLIHAENVKVGRDKYKTLRKIRQGNTKQRIDEFESM
- the LOC122879781 gene encoding moesin-like isoform X3; the encoded protein is MQYNPCRYCKQFHMTLKRKGYYKHVSEEVFLLQDKKIQMSTINVRVTTMDAELEFAILPSTTGKQLFDQIVKTIGLRETWFFGLQYQDSKGFSTWLKLNKRVTAQDVKRDNPLLIKFRAKFYPEDVADELIQEATQRLFFLQVKEGILNDDIYCPPETAVLLASYTVQVKHGDYRKDYHVPGYLTREKLLPQRVLEQHKLNKNQWEERIQVWHREHKGMLREDAMVEYLKIAQDLEMYGVNYFSIKNKKGSELWLGVDALGLNIYDKKDRMTPKIGFPWSEIRNISFNDKKFLIKPIDKKAPDFVFYVPRLRINKRILALCMGNHDLYMRRRKPDTIEVQQMKAQAREERNKRQMERALLESEKKKRENAEKETEKIARETMELMERLRQIEQQTKRAQDELEEQTRRALELEKERTVAQEEAERLEKDRRAAVEAKAALLYQSETQIKSQESLATELAELTSKISQLEDTKKKKDEEAKRWQKRAIVVEADLERTKEELKTKLMGVHIQESVHPHMHEHDETDESSAEASAELTSPGTVRDRSEEERVTEAQKNQRLQKNLKFLSTELARAVDESKKTPNDLIHAENVKVGRDKYKTLRKIRQGNTKQRIDEFESM
- the LOC122879781 gene encoding moesin-like isoform X1, with amino-acid sequence MQYNPCRYCKQFHMTLKRKGYYKHVSEEVFLLQDKKIQMSTSPPTSCDWMLLVEQKNINVRVTTMDAELEFAILPSTTGKQLFDQIVKTIGLRETWFFGLQYQDSKGFSTWLKLNKRVTAQDVKRDNPLLIKFRAKFYPEDVADELIQEATQRLFFLQVKEGILNDDIYCPPETAVLLASYTVQVKHGDYRKDYHVPGYLTREKLLPQRVLEQHKLNKNQWEERIQVWHREHKGMLREDAMVEYLKIAQDLEMYGVNYFSIKNKKGSELWLGVDALGLNIYDKKDRMTPKIGFPWSEIRNISFNDKKFLIKPIDKKAPDFVFYVPRLRINKRILALCMGNHDLYMRRRKPDTIEVQQMKAQAREERNKRQMERALLESEKKKRENAEKETEKIARETMELMERLRQIEQQTKRAQDELEEQTRRALELEKERTVAQEEAERLEKDRRAAVEAKAALLYQSETQIKSQESLATELAELTSKISQLEDTKKKKDEEAKRWQKRAIVVEADLERTKEELKTKLMGVHIQESVHPHMHEHDETDESSAEASAELTSPGTVRDRSEEERVTEAQKNQRLQKNLKFLSTELARAVDESKKTPNDLIHAENVKVGRDKYKTLRKIRQGNTKQRIDEFESM